DNA sequence from the Streptomyces sp. NBC_01497 genome:
ACACCGTGCTCATCCCGCGCAAGAGCGTGAAGACCGACTGGGAGGTCGAACTCGCCATCGTCATCGGTCGCACCGCGCGGTACGTGGAGTCCACCGAGGCGGCGCTCGCGCACGTCGGCGCGTACGCGGTCTCCAATGACGTCTCCGAGCGCGAATTCCAGATCGAGCGCGGCGGGCAGTGGGACAAGGGGAAGAACTGCGAGACGTTCAACCCTCTCGGCCCCTGGCTCGTGACGGCGGACGAGGTGCCGGATCCGCAGGCGCTCGCCATGAAGCTCAGCGTCAACGGCGAGAGCAAGCAGGACGGCACCACCGCCGACATGATCTTCCCGGTCGCGGAGATCGTGCGGTACGTCAGCCAGTTCATGACGCTCTACCCCGGTGACGTCATCAACACCGGTACCCCGGCGGGCGTCGCCCTGGGCCAGCCGGAGCCGAAGCCGTACCTGCGCGCGGGCGACGTCGTGGAGCTGGGGATCGAGGGGCTCGGCACACAGCGCCAGCAGTTCAAGGACGCCTGAGGACCGGCCGGGGGCGGCCCGTCCGGGGCGGGCGCCTCGGGCCGTCCGTGGGGCGCGACCCCGCTGGTGCGGACCCGGCCGGGCCCCACGCAGTGGGGTCGGATTCGCGGGATCCTGCCCGGTCCGACCCGGTGGAGATCCGTCCGCGCGGGCCGTTCGTGGCTGTGGCTGTGGCTGTGGCTGTGGCTGTGGCTGTGGCTGTGGCTGTCGCCGAAGCCGACGCGCCGCCGGGGGTGTCGGCGGCGCGTCGCGCTGTTCGGCGTGGTGGGCCACGGACCGGGACCGGCCTTCCGGGACAGGAGTCCCTGGAGCGGGTCAGAGCTCGGAACGGAGAAGCTCCAGCGCCTGGGCCACCAACGCGTGATCCTCTGCCTGCGGCAGGCCCGAGACCGTGGCGGTGGCGACCATCCCCGCACCCTCGACGACGACCGGCACGGCGCCGCCGTGCGCGGCGTACTGGCCGGGATCGAGGCGGGAGGACTCCTCGAAGGTCTGGCCCTTCGCCCGGAAGCGCGCCCCGACCAGCAGTGACGCCGCGCCGTAGCGCTCGGCCACGCGTCGCTTGCGGGCGATCCACCCGTCGTTGTCCGCACTCGAACCGGGCAGGGCGCAGTGGAACAGCTGCTGCGCGCCCTGGTGGATGTCGATCGCCACCGGAGCGCGGCGCGCGCGGGCCAGCTCCACCAGCAGGGAGCCGAGGCGCCAGGCCTCGTCGTAGCCGAACCGGGGGAGTACCAGGCGCTTCGCCTGTTCCTCCAGTTCGGCCGGGCCGGGCAGGTCCTTCTTCGCGGACGGCGCACTCGTGGCGTGCGACGTACGGGCGGCGTCCGCGACCTCCGTGGTGTCCTCGCTGTCCGGGGTGCGTGCGGCGCTCATGCGAGGGATCCCTGCTGCTCGGTTCCCAGCCGGACGGTGACGCCCTCGCGTGCCGAGCGGCGCGCGGCTTCCAGAATCTCCAGTGCGGCCGCGGCCTGGTCCGCCGTGACGGGCGGCGCGGTGCCCGCTCGCAGGGCGTCGGCGATGCCCGCGTAATACGCCGGATAGTCGCCCGGCACGGTCGGTACGGGTGTGCCACCGCCGGTCAGCGGGGACTCGCCGGCGCCGAGCCTGCCCCACAGCGACTCGGGTTCGACGCCCCACGGCTCGTCCCGCGTGCCGGGGCGCCTGCCCTCGCGCAGGGCGCTCTCCTGCGGGTCGAGTCCGTACTTCACGTAGCCCGCCGACGAGCCGAGCACGCGGAAGCGCGGGCCGAGCTGGGCCGTGGTGGCGCTGACGTAGAGGTGCGAACGGACGCCACCCGCATGTGTCAGGGCGAAGAAGGTGTCGTCGTCGGCCTCGCCGCCGGGGCGGCGGACGTCGGACTCCGCGTACACCTGCGTCACCGGCCCGAACAGGGTGAGCGCCTGGTCCACGACATGACTGCCCAGGTCGTACAGCAGTCCGCCGATCTCCTCCGGCGCACCCGACTCACGCCATCCGCCCTTGAGTTGCGGGCGCCACCGCTCGAACCGGGACTCGAAGCGCTGCACCTCGCCCAGCTCACCGGCGTCGATGAGGTTCTTGAGGGTGAGGAAGTCGTTGTCCCAGCGCCGGTTCTGGAAGACGGACAGCAGCAGTCCGCGCTCCTCGGCCAGTGCGCCGAGCGCCCTGGCCTCGGCCGCCGTGCCGGCGACGGGCTTGTCGACGACGACCGCCAGTCCGGCGTCGAGCGCGGCGGTGGCCAGCGGTACGTGGGTCTTGTTCGGCGAGGCGATGACGACGAGATCCAGCTCGTCCGCCCGCTTCCACAGCTCCTCGGGGGAGGCCGCGAACCGTACGGAGGGGAATTCCGCTGCCGCCTGCGCGCGGCGCTCCTCGCTTGAGGTGACGACTGTGTCGAGGACAAGGCCCTCGGTGGCGGAGATCAGCGGTGCGTGGAAGACGGAACCCGCGAGGCCGTACCCCACGAGCGCCACCTTGAGGGGCGGGTTGGCTGTGCCAGTCATGTCCTCCACTTAAGCAACGCTGTTGCCAAAGTGCAAGGGCGGGGGACAATGGCGGTGATGAACGGCATGCACCCAGCGAACCCCGAGCGTCCAGGACGGAACCCCGAGACCCCGGGGCACACGACGTCGTCGAACCCCACAGGCGGCACGGGGCCCGCAGGACCCGCAGGCCCCGCGAGCCCTGTGAGTCCCGCGGATCCCGTACGCCCCGCGCGCCAGGGGAAGCGCCCGAACGACGGCGCGGCCGGTGCCAATCTTCCGGTGCTGCGCGGCCACAACACCGCCCTCGTCCTCGACCTGCTGCGCACGGCGGGGGCTGTCGGCATCAGCCGGCTCGAACTGGCCGAGCGCACCGGCCTGACCCCGCAGGCGGTCAGCAAGATCACCGCGCGCTTGCGGGCGGACGGTACGGCGGCGGAGGCGGGGTTCCGCGCCTCCACGGGCGGCAAGCCGCGCACGGTCCTGCGGCTGGTGCCGGGCGCGGCGCACGCGGTCGGACTGCACCTGGACCGGGACGAGGTGACGGCGGTCCTGGTCGACCTCGCCGGGCATGTGGTGGCGGTCCGCGCCGCACCGCTCGACCTCGGCGCGCGCCCGGAGACGGTGCTCGACGTGGCGGTCGAACAGGTCGTGGCCGTCCGGTCCGAGGCGGACGGGCCCGTATCGGGCGGGTCCGCCGCGGACGTTCACGGGTCGCAGGACGTGCCCGTGCCGGATGCGCCACGGGCCACGGACCACGGGGACCCGAACCATGGGGCCACGAATCATGGAGCCGCGAGCCAGGGGCGGACGGGCGGCCGCGCGGCCGGGGGCGGGCTGCTCGGTGTCGGGGTCGCCATGCCCGGACCGCTCGACCACACCACCGGGACGACACGGCGGGTGACCGGGTTCCCGCACTGGGACGGCTTCCCGCTGCGTGACGCGCTCGCCGAGCGCCTCGGGCTGCCCGTCACGCTCGACAAGGACACCAACGCGGCGGCACTCGGGCTGGCCGCGAGGGGCGGTGCGGGGAGCGACTCGTTCGCCTATCTGCACCTCGGTACGGGGCTCGGCGCGGGGCTCGTCCTGAACGGGGCCCTGTACCGGGGAGCGCGGACCGGCGCCGGGGAGTTCGGGCATCAGGTCGTCCAGCTCGGCGGGCCGCCCTGCGACTGCGGGTACCGGGGGTGCCTGGAGGCGATATGCCTGGCCGCCGTCGCGCGCGGCGACCTCGCCACCGCGGCGGGGGTGTTGGGTGAGGGGGCGGCCAACCTCGTCTCGCTGCTGGACATCGACCGCGTGGTGCTGGGCGGGCGTACGGTCGCGGCGCACCGGGAGCAGTTCGTGACGGGGGTGGCGCGCGTGCTGGGGGCGCGGCCCGCTGGACGCGGGCCCGGAGCGGTACCGGTCACGGCGGCAGGGGACGGGGAGCGACCGGTCGCGGAGGGTGCGGCGCATCTCCTGCTCGCACCGGTGTTCGGCCACCGGATGGTGTGAGCGCGGGTCCTGCGGGGCGTACGTGGCGTAGAGGGCGCACGAGACGTACGTGACGTACGAGGTCTACGAGACGTACGAAGACGTACGCGGCGTACGAGGTGGGCGTGGTGGGACGGGCCGCCGAGGCCCGCAGGACGGGATGGTGCGCGAGGCGCACGAGGCACGGCAAGGACCAAGGACGCAGGTGTCACGGGAGCACCAGCCACACGGGTGCCATGGGCCGTGGAGGTGGCGGTGGCAGGGCTCTGGGGCGGCAGGGCGAGGTACCCGCCGGGTGCGCGAGCGGGTGACGGGAACGCGCAGGGCCTATTCGTATGATTTTCGAGCGGCTGGTGGTCGTGGTGACCGGGACCGGCGGCCCGCGCGTGGCAGCGTCGGCCCTCGTCCACCGCCCGCCCGCGACCAGCAGGGGTGACTCCCGTCATGCGACCACACCGTGCCGCCGCTCTGTCCCTCGGCCTCGCCGCGACCGTCCTTCCGTTGTCGGCGGGGTCCGTGTCGGCGGCCGGAGCTCCGCTCGCCGCTCCCACCCCCGTGCCCGCGTGCGGGAATCCCGCCGCGCACGCCTTCCCGATCCGTGCCCGCCTGCGTGGCGGACCCGGAACATACCGGGCGGGCGGTGGCGCGGGGACCTGGTACGTCGATCTCACCAACACCACCAGCCGAGCCTGCCGCAATGTGCACCCGGTCATCGTCGTCACCGGCAGCGGGCGCGACCTGAAAGCCGCTCAGGTCGCCCTGCGGCTCTCCGATGCCCACGGCACTCTGCGTTCGATCCCGCTCCGGGCCTCCGACGAGGACGAGATCATCGGGGTGCTGGACAAGGACACCACCGGCTTCACCGTGCCCGCGCGCGGGACCGTCACCCTGGACGCCGTCCTCGCCTTCGCGGACGGTGCGGCGTCGGGGGAGGCCACCGTCAGTGCCGCCGTGGTGCAGCGCGAGGGCAGTGACGGCGGCTGGGTCGGCGAGTCGGATCCTTACCGCTTCACGGTGATCGGAGGCCACGGCTCGGGGGATCCTGTGGGGGACCGCGACCCGGACCCGGACCCGGACCGGGACGGCACGGGCGAGGCGCCCGCGACGGGGTACGCGGAGCACCCCGAGCGCACCGACCCACCCGACCGTACGGGCCCCACGCGGGGGCCCGGTGGCCACGCGTCGGCCGGCACCGCATCCGGCGGCCGTACACCCGGCGGGCGGGAACCGGCCCTCTCCCGAGCGAGCGATGCCGCCCCCGGGTTCGGCCCGGTCTCCGCCTCGCCCGGCGCGGAATCCGAACCGGAGCCGAAAGCGGAACCAACACGCGAGTCAACACCGCACACCGGATCGGCGCCGGCTTCGGCACCACCAGGGGCCGGATCGGTCTCGGCGTCACCGGGCGCTTCGCCGGCGGCGGCGGAATCCGCGATCCCGCACCTCGCGGCGACCGGCGCCGCCCATGTCCTCTCCCGTACGGCCCTGTCCGTGGGGCTGATCGCGGCCGGCGCCGGGATCGTCGTCCTGGTGGAGCGGCGGCGCACCCGCAGGCCCTGACCTGCGCCGCGCTCGCCACGCGTGCGAACATCCCACCGTGGATCACCCTCTGGACTCCCGCCATCTCCAGGCCCCCGGTGCGCCGGTGCGGGCCGGCGTGCCCGAGCACGGCCGCGTTCCCAAGTACTACGCCGTCAAGACCCATATCGGCGCCCTCGTCGATGAGTTGGGGGAGGGTGAGGCGCTGCCGACCGAGCGGGATCTGGCCGTGCGGTACGGGGTCGCGCGGGAGACCGTGCGCCAGGCACTGCGCGAACTCCTCCTGGAGGGGCGGCTGCGGAGGCAGGGCCGGGGCACCGTGGTGGCGGGGCCGAAGCTGGAGCAACCACTGTCCCTCGCCAGTTACACGGAAGGGGTGCGGCGGCAGGGGCGCACACCGGGCCGGAGTCTCATCTCGCTGGAGCGCTTCCCCTGCACACCGGCGCTGAGCGCGGCGACGGGGGTGGCGGCGGGGGAGCCGGTGTGGCACCTGGAGCGTGTGCTGCTCGCCGACGACGAACGGGTCGGGCTGGAGAGCACGTACGTCTCCGTCGAGCGGGCTCCCGCGCTGGACACGGAGTTCGATCCCGACTCGTCGTTCTACGCCTACCTGCGCGAACAACTCGGTGTGTCCTTCGGGCAGGCCGACGAGCGGATCGAGACGGTACTCGCCACGCCCCGCGAGGCGCTGCTGATCGGCACCCCGCCCGCGCTGCCGATGCTGCTGCTGCACCGGGTGTCGAAGGACACCGGGGGCCGGCCGTTGGAGCGGGTGAGGACGCTGTTCCGAGGGGACCGGTTCAGCTTCACCACACATCTGGACGCCACGGAGTCGTAGCCAGGACGGGCGGAGGCGGCACACGAGCACAGAGCGCACCTGATAGGACACACCGATCACGGTGGCAGTACGGCCGGCGCGGCGCGATCACACGCGGACACACCGGAACCGGAAGCGAATGCACCGGAACCCGGACGCGCGTGCCGCAGGGGCGACCGTGGCGGAGCCGCCCTCCCAGCAGCCTTATCGCGACCAATGCGGCCGTATCGCCCTCTCCTTTGATAACGAAAAGATAACGGGTCTGGTCCAAACTTGGATGGGCGTTCACCATCTGGTTGCGGGCAGGACCGCCCGCGGACATCGGATCCGAGGAGTGTTTGCGCCGTGAGAGTCATCGTCGTAGGAGCCGGTGTGCTGGGCACGATGCATGCCTGGCACGCAGCAGCACGCGGCCACGAGGTCGTCCAGATCGAGCGGGAGCCGGAGGCGCGCGGGGCCTCCCTCCGTAACTTCGGCCAGATCTGGGTCAGTGGCCGCGCGGGCGGGGAGGAGCTTCAAACCGCCCTGCGTGCGCGGGAGTTGTGGGAGGGCATCGGGGAAGGTGTGCCGGCGCTCGGCTTCCGTGCCACCGGGTCGCTCACGCCTGTACGCACCGAGCGTGAGCTCGCCGTCGCCACGGCGGCGACCGAACGCCCGGACGCCGCGGCCCGTGGCTACAAGCTGCTCACGGCGGACGAGGCCCGCGCGCTCAACCCGGCGCTCCGTGGCGCGTTCAGCGCCGCACTGTGGTGTGAGCGGGACGCGGCCGTCGAGCCACGCACCGCGCAACTCGCCCTGAAGGAAGCACTGCTGGCGAGTGGCAGGTACACCTTCCTGGGCGGCCGGGAGGTGCGCGACGTCGTCGACATGCCGAACGGTGCGGCGGTACGGGACGACCACGGCGACACGCACACCGGCGACGCCGTCGTCCTGTGCACCGGCGCCTGGCTCGGCGGCCTCGTCAAGGAGCTGGCACCCGAACTGCCCGTACGCCGCGTCCGGTTGCAGATGATGCAGACGGATCCACTGGGCGAGGAGCTGCCGACGTCCGTGGCCGACGCGGACAGTTTCCGCTACTACCCGGCGTACGGCGGCGACGCGCTGCGTGCCCTGGTCGACGGGCAGCCGCAGGAGCCGGTCGCGGCCGAACACCGGATGCAGTTGCTCATGGTGCAGCGCCGCGACGGCGGGCTGACCATCGGCGACACCCACGCGTACGACGAGCCCTTCGCCTTCGACGTGCTGGAGGAGCCCTACGAACACCTCGCGGGTGTCGTGGAGGGCTTCCTCGGCAGGCCGCTGCCACGCGTCAGGCACCGGTGGGCCGGTGTGTACGCGCAGTGTGCCGACACCACCCGAGTGGTGCACCGCGAGCAGGTGCGCGACGGGGTGTGGCTGGTGACCGGGCCGGGCGGGCGGGGGATGACATGCTCGCCCGCCATCGCCGAGACGACCGCCGACGAACTGGGATGGTGAGAGAGATGACCGACAGGCCGACCGAGACACAGCACGACACGCAACACGAAACACAGCACGGCACGCGGCAGGGCACGACGCACGGCACGAAGAACAACACGAAGAACAACACGAAGATCACGCTGGTGGTGCTCGACATGGCGGGCACCACGGTCGCGGACGGCGGTCTCGTGGAGCGCGCCTTCTCCGCCGCCGCCGAGAGCTTGGGCGTGGAGGCGGGATCGGACCGGCACACCGAGCAACTGCGCTATGTGCGGGACACGATGGGCGAGTCGAAGATCTCCGTCTTCCGCCACCTGTTCGGTGACGAGGACACGGCGCAGCGGGCCAACCGCGCGTTCGAGAAGGCGTACGGGGACCTTGTCGCTCAGGGGCTCGTCGCGCCGGTCCCCGGTGCCGCCGAGGTCATCGGCGCGCTGGCGGAAGCGGGCCGTACGGTCGTCCTGACCACCGGGTTCGCCCGCGTCACGCAGGACGCGATCCTGGACGCGCTCGGCTGGCGCGATCTCGTCGCCCTCACCCTCTGCCCCGCCGACGCCGGCGGGCGCGGACGGCCGTACCCGGACATGGTCCTCGCCGCGCTGCTGCGTACCGGCGCGGCGGACGCGGTCGGCGAGGTCGCGGTCGTCGGTGACACGTCGTACGACATGGTCAGCGGCGTGCGCGCCGGCGCCGGTGCCGTCCTCGGCGTGCGGACCGGGGCGCACGGCGAGGACGCGCTGCGGCGCGCGGGCGCCGACGACGTCCTGGCGTCGGTCGCCGGCCTGCCCGCAGCGCTCGCGGAGTGGGACCGCTCGCGATGAGCACGACCGGCACCGCGCCAGGCAGCGGGATCCGGGGCTCCGGAGACCGTGGGGACGGGGCTCCGGACGGTGGGGCTCGCGGCAGTGGCATCCGGTTCGACGGGGTGAGTGTCGCGTACGGCGGGACGACCGTCCTCGACTCGCTGGACCTGACCGTCGAACCCGG
Encoded proteins:
- a CDS encoding fumarylacetoacetate hydrolase family protein, which encodes MKLLRVGTTGAERPALLDEDGTTLRDLSGLVTDIDGALLADEAALERIRGAAAAGDLPVIEGGGRIGAPLTGIGKIVCIGLNYHDHARETNAQAPSEPIIFFKAPDTVVGPDDTVLIPRKSVKTDWEVELAIVIGRTARYVESTEAALAHVGAYAVSNDVSEREFQIERGGQWDKGKNCETFNPLGPWLVTADEVPDPQALAMKLSVNGESKQDGTTADMIFPVAEIVRYVSQFMTLYPGDVINTGTPAGVALGQPEPKPYLRAGDVVELGIEGLGTQRQQFKDA
- a CDS encoding heme-degrading domain-containing protein, producing the protein MSAARTPDSEDTTEVADAARTSHATSAPSAKKDLPGPAELEEQAKRLVLPRFGYDEAWRLGSLLVELARARRAPVAIDIHQGAQQLFHCALPGSSADNDGWIARKRRVAERYGAASLLVGARFRAKGQTFEESSRLDPGQYAAHGGAVPVVVEGAGMVATATVSGLPQAEDHALVAQALELLRSEL
- a CDS encoding Gfo/Idh/MocA family oxidoreductase, producing MTGTANPPLKVALVGYGLAGSVFHAPLISATEGLVLDTVVTSSEERRAQAAAEFPSVRFAASPEELWKRADELDLVVIASPNKTHVPLATAALDAGLAVVVDKPVAGTAAEARALGALAEERGLLLSVFQNRRWDNDFLTLKNLIDAGELGEVQRFESRFERWRPQLKGGWRESGAPEEIGGLLYDLGSHVVDQALTLFGPVTQVYAESDVRRPGGEADDDTFFALTHAGGVRSHLYVSATTAQLGPRFRVLGSSAGYVKYGLDPQESALREGRRPGTRDEPWGVEPESLWGRLGAGESPLTGGGTPVPTVPGDYPAYYAGIADALRAGTAPPVTADQAAAALEILEAARRSAREGVTVRLGTEQQGSLA
- a CDS encoding ROK family transcriptional regulator: MHPANPERPGRNPETPGHTTSSNPTGGTGPAGPAGPASPVSPADPVRPARQGKRPNDGAAGANLPVLRGHNTALVLDLLRTAGAVGISRLELAERTGLTPQAVSKITARLRADGTAAEAGFRASTGGKPRTVLRLVPGAAHAVGLHLDRDEVTAVLVDLAGHVVAVRAAPLDLGARPETVLDVAVEQVVAVRSEADGPVSGGSAADVHGSQDVPVPDAPRATDHGDPNHGATNHGAASQGRTGGRAAGGGLLGVGVAMPGPLDHTTGTTRRVTGFPHWDGFPLRDALAERLGLPVTLDKDTNAAALGLAARGGAGSDSFAYLHLGTGLGAGLVLNGALYRGARTGAGEFGHQVVQLGGPPCDCGYRGCLEAICLAAVARGDLATAAGVLGEGAANLVSLLDIDRVVLGGRTVAAHREQFVTGVARVLGARPAGRGPGAVPVTAAGDGERPVAEGAAHLLLAPVFGHRMV
- a CDS encoding GntR family transcriptional regulator — protein: MDHPLDSRHLQAPGAPVRAGVPEHGRVPKYYAVKTHIGALVDELGEGEALPTERDLAVRYGVARETVRQALRELLLEGRLRRQGRGTVVAGPKLEQPLSLASYTEGVRRQGRTPGRSLISLERFPCTPALSAATGVAAGEPVWHLERVLLADDERVGLESTYVSVERAPALDTEFDPDSSFYAYLREQLGVSFGQADERIETVLATPREALLIGTPPALPMLLLHRVSKDTGGRPLERVRTLFRGDRFSFTTHLDATES
- a CDS encoding TIGR03364 family FAD-dependent oxidoreductase, whose product is MRVIVVGAGVLGTMHAWHAAARGHEVVQIEREPEARGASLRNFGQIWVSGRAGGEELQTALRARELWEGIGEGVPALGFRATGSLTPVRTERELAVATAATERPDAAARGYKLLTADEARALNPALRGAFSAALWCERDAAVEPRTAQLALKEALLASGRYTFLGGREVRDVVDMPNGAAVRDDHGDTHTGDAVVLCTGAWLGGLVKELAPELPVRRVRLQMMQTDPLGEELPTSVADADSFRYYPAYGGDALRALVDGQPQEPVAAEHRMQLLMVQRRDGGLTIGDTHAYDEPFAFDVLEEPYEHLAGVVEGFLGRPLPRVRHRWAGVYAQCADTTRVVHREQVRDGVWLVTGPGGRGMTCSPAIAETTADELGW
- a CDS encoding HAD family hydrolase translates to MTDRPTETQHDTQHETQHGTRQGTTHGTKNNTKNNTKITLVVLDMAGTTVADGGLVERAFSAAAESLGVEAGSDRHTEQLRYVRDTMGESKISVFRHLFGDEDTAQRANRAFEKAYGDLVAQGLVAPVPGAAEVIGALAEAGRTVVLTTGFARVTQDAILDALGWRDLVALTLCPADAGGRGRPYPDMVLAALLRTGAADAVGEVAVVGDTSYDMVSGVRAGAGAVLGVRTGAHGEDALRRAGADDVLASVAGLPAALAEWDRSR